From the genome of Streptomyces sp. NBC_01116, one region includes:
- a CDS encoding CU044_5270 family protein, giving the protein MDELTRLRELRADAPVPDRAALAPGRARLTDAIAGRNRRARGLRADWRFASLGAVVAITAAALFITQLVDTPAPRPSAPATVAGDLDLSGPEAALGRAADFLERQEVPPEPRTDQWIYLWQVGGVPAQPTRKDGSEPEVKGTFEVPDPEPSWIPYDDKAAENDESDTDYRTARESYEIAADLPEEPEALLAALRKVFPTGSGPDGPPEAKDEHSFRALHVLLESYPIPPDALARIYRAMATVGDVKVTDHLIRDASGRQVIAVTREHDGGDTRREILIDPVDYSYAGMRDVVTRTHEVSAPDDPIAMVYRRGDVLMDVARVKAAVVDAKGQKP; this is encoded by the coding sequence ATGGACGAACTGACCCGGCTGCGGGAGCTGCGCGCAGACGCCCCCGTACCCGACCGCGCCGCCCTCGCCCCCGGCCGCGCACGCCTGACCGACGCCATCGCGGGCCGGAACCGCCGCGCCCGCGGGCTGCGGGCCGACTGGCGGTTCGCCTCCCTCGGCGCGGTGGTGGCGATCACCGCGGCGGCGCTGTTCATCACCCAGCTCGTGGACACCCCCGCGCCCCGGCCCTCGGCCCCGGCGACCGTGGCGGGCGACCTCGACCTGTCCGGCCCGGAGGCCGCCCTGGGGCGGGCCGCCGACTTCCTGGAGCGGCAGGAGGTGCCCCCGGAGCCGAGGACCGACCAGTGGATCTACCTCTGGCAGGTCGGCGGAGTGCCGGCCCAGCCGACCAGGAAGGACGGGTCGGAGCCCGAAGTGAAGGGCACCTTCGAAGTGCCGGATCCCGAGCCCTCCTGGATCCCGTACGACGACAAGGCCGCGGAGAACGACGAGTCCGACACGGACTACCGGACCGCCCGCGAGTCCTACGAGATCGCCGCGGATCTCCCGGAGGAACCCGAGGCCCTCCTCGCGGCACTGCGGAAGGTCTTCCCCACCGGCAGCGGACCCGACGGACCCCCCGAGGCCAAGGACGAGCACAGCTTCCGCGCCCTGCACGTCCTGCTGGAGTCCTACCCGATCCCGCCCGACGCTCTGGCCCGCATCTACCGGGCGATGGCCACGGTCGGCGACGTAAAGGTGACCGACCACCTGATCCGGGACGCCTCCGGCCGCCAGGTCATCGCCGTGACCCGCGAACACGACGGAGGTGACACCCGGCGCGAGATCCTCATCGACCCCGTCGACTACAGCTACGCGGGAATGCGCGACGTGGTCACCAGGACCCACGAGGTCTCCGCCCCCGATGACCCCATTGCCATGGTCTACCGGCGCGGCGACGTCCTGATGGACGTCGCGAGGGTCAAGGCGGCCGTCGTCGACGCCAAGGGCCAGAAGCCCTGA
- a CDS encoding RNA polymerase sigma factor — protein MTGPPPARPDTEHEGEGRARDDADVIAQSLDEPELFAGLYDRHAPDIHRYAARRLGEGAADDITAETFLIAFRTRSRYDTAHRLARPWLYGIAANLIGKHRRTEVRALKALARTGHDPVAASWSDRSDDRLTVQAPLAGALASLSTGDRHVLLLVAWADLGYQEVADALRIPLGTVRSRLNRARRKVREALSTDPAFTSAEQELNPSWTN, from the coding sequence GTGACCGGACCACCTCCGGCCCGCCCCGACACCGAGCACGAGGGCGAGGGCCGGGCGAGAGACGACGCGGACGTCATCGCGCAGTCCCTCGACGAACCCGAACTGTTCGCCGGGCTGTACGACCGGCATGCCCCGGACATCCACCGCTACGCCGCCCGCCGCCTCGGCGAGGGCGCGGCGGACGACATCACGGCGGAGACGTTCCTCATCGCGTTCCGCACGCGGAGCCGCTACGACACCGCCCACCGGCTGGCCCGGCCCTGGCTGTACGGCATCGCCGCCAACCTGATCGGCAAGCACCGCCGTACCGAGGTCCGCGCGCTGAAGGCGCTGGCCCGCACCGGCCACGACCCGGTGGCCGCGTCCTGGAGCGACCGCTCGGACGACCGGCTGACCGTCCAGGCCCCCCTGGCGGGGGCACTCGCCTCGCTCTCCACCGGCGACCGGCACGTCCTGCTGCTCGTCGCCTGGGCGGACCTCGGCTACCAGGAGGTGGCCGACGCGCTGCGGATACCGCTGGGCACGGTCAGATCCCGGCTGAACCGGGCCCGCCGCAAGGTCCGCGAGGCCCTCAGCACCGATCCCGCGTTCACCTCGGCCGAACAGGAGCTGAACCCGTCATGGACGAACTGA
- a CDS encoding M16 family metallopeptidase gives MTQQTDGPAATAQPAQPTSAPASPERGLITATEVDHIPTLLAPTSGGPVTAGLYFRVGAADETLATAGLTHLVEHLALHRHGVSDLHYNGSTAATHTHFVVSGTIEEVVTYLNGVCASLRDLPVERLATEREILRTEQAGRGRGPNHSLPLWRYGARGYGLVTYPEYGTLHLTADAVRDWARTWFTRDNATLWITGDTVPEGLDLTLPAGRRQPLPAPSSALPVTPAYITGGSGGVVLDGIVRRSSAASLFADVLGRALYTDLRQKGGYSYTADCGYHPRDNDHATITAYADALPQKQDAVVGGFIDVLARLCAGTIGQAELDSARSKRLKQYETPDLGAASLPSHALNVLTGHANLTPEEQRAELAAVTVEDLRDVARELHASALIQVPGRPVDWAGFTEAPQWSTPVDPAPASTVHRSRADHNVSLAVGPEAVTLATPAGQITVRYDACAAMRVFPDGARHLIGFDAFVVEVEPTLYAKLTPDRIAVIDAEVPAGAAVPMPARDPDEVPQPPARRGVLKGRALGMLRSLRPGRG, from the coding sequence ATGACACAGCAGACCGACGGGCCCGCCGCCACCGCGCAGCCCGCACAGCCCACGAGCGCCCCCGCTTCCCCGGAACGCGGGCTCATCACCGCCACCGAGGTCGACCACATCCCGACCCTGCTGGCTCCCACGTCCGGCGGCCCGGTCACCGCCGGGCTGTACTTCCGGGTCGGGGCGGCGGACGAGACGCTCGCCACGGCCGGCCTCACCCACCTCGTGGAGCACCTGGCGCTGCACCGGCACGGTGTCTCGGACCTCCACTACAACGGCTCCACCGCCGCCACCCACACCCACTTCGTGGTGTCCGGGACCATCGAGGAGGTCGTCACCTACCTCAACGGGGTCTGTGCCTCCCTGCGGGACCTGCCGGTCGAACGGCTCGCCACCGAGCGGGAGATCCTGCGGACCGAGCAGGCGGGCCGCGGCCGGGGCCCCAACCACTCCCTGCCGCTGTGGCGTTACGGGGCCCGGGGCTACGGGCTCGTCACCTACCCGGAGTACGGCACGCTGCACCTGACGGCCGACGCGGTGCGCGACTGGGCCAGGACCTGGTTCACCCGGGACAACGCGACCCTGTGGATCACCGGCGACACCGTGCCCGAGGGGCTGGACCTGACCCTGCCGGCGGGCCGGCGGCAGCCGCTGCCCGCACCGTCCTCGGCCCTGCCCGTCACCCCTGCGTACATCACGGGCGGCAGCGGCGGAGTGGTGCTGGACGGCATCGTGCGGCGCAGTTCGGCGGCGTCCCTCTTCGCGGACGTGCTGGGCCGGGCGCTCTACACGGACCTGCGGCAGAAGGGCGGCTACTCCTACACCGCCGACTGCGGCTACCACCCGCGCGACAACGACCACGCGACCATCACCGCCTACGCGGACGCGCTCCCGCAGAAGCAGGACGCGGTGGTGGGCGGTTTCATCGACGTACTGGCACGGCTGTGCGCCGGAACGATCGGGCAGGCCGAGCTGGACTCGGCCCGGTCGAAACGCCTCAAGCAGTACGAGACCCCGGACCTCGGCGCGGCCTCTCTGCCCTCGCACGCACTGAACGTACTGACGGGACACGCCAACCTCACCCCCGAGGAACAGCGCGCCGAACTGGCCGCCGTCACCGTCGAGGACCTGCGCGACGTGGCCCGCGAACTGCACGCCTCCGCCCTGATCCAGGTACCGGGGCGGCCCGTGGACTGGGCGGGCTTCACCGAGGCTCCGCAGTGGTCGACCCCGGTGGACCCCGCCCCGGCGAGCACCGTGCACCGGTCACGGGCCGACCACAACGTGAGCCTGGCCGTCGGACCGGAGGCCGTCACCCTGGCCACACCCGCCGGGCAGATCACCGTGCGGTACGACGCGTGCGCCGCGATGCGCGTCTTCCCGGACGGGGCCCGGCACCTCATCGGCTTCGACGCGTTCGTGGTGGAGGTGGAGCCGACGCTGTACGCGAAGCTCACCCCGGACCGGATCGCGGTCATCGACGCGGAGGTCCCGGCCGGGGCCGCGGTCCCCATGCCCGCACGCGACCCGGACGAGGTCCCGCAGCCCCCCGCGCGACGCGGCGTGCTGAAGGGCCGGGCGCTGGGGATGCTGCGCTCCCTGCGGCCGGGGCGCGGCTGA
- a CDS encoding DUF397 domain-containing protein, with amino-acid sequence MNSTELSWFKSSYSTNDGPQCIEVAAAPSTIHVRDTKQLPADGPHLGFAPAAWAAFVTYASQT; translated from the coding sequence ATGAACAGCACCGAGCTGAGCTGGTTCAAGAGCAGTTACAGCACCAACGACGGCCCTCAGTGCATCGAGGTCGCCGCCGCCCCCTCCACCATCCACGTACGCGACACCAAACAACTCCCCGCCGACGGCCCGCACCTCGGCTTCGCCCCGGCCGCCTGGGCGGCCTTCGTCACGTACGCCTCACAGACCTGA
- a CDS encoding helix-turn-helix domain-containing protein produces MTDMNNQDREDRTALDGDDEDRDFGLEDDSGAVIAAVGRQIKLWREAAGLRAAELGTAIGYSENLVFKVEGGRRIPKPEFLDRTDDVVGAGGKIAAMKKDVEEARYPKKVRDLTKLEAEAVEIGSYANGVIDGLLQTEEYARALYRERRPAYSEEDIERLVTARMARQVVFDRRPAPLLTFVQEESTLRRRTGGRMVLRRQLEHLLELSQLRHVEIQVMPMEAEEHAGLGGSHEVIKLKDGKTVGHNEVQLISGLITNPREVQILEMRYNLIRSQALTPRLSREFIEKLLGET; encoded by the coding sequence ATGACTGACATGAACAACCAGGACCGCGAGGACCGCACGGCGCTCGACGGGGACGACGAGGACCGGGACTTCGGCCTGGAGGACGACTCCGGCGCGGTCATCGCGGCGGTCGGCCGGCAGATCAAGCTCTGGCGCGAGGCGGCCGGACTGCGGGCGGCCGAGCTGGGCACGGCCATCGGTTACAGCGAGAACCTGGTCTTCAAGGTCGAGGGCGGGCGGCGCATCCCGAAGCCGGAGTTCCTGGACCGGACCGATGACGTCGTGGGCGCGGGCGGCAAGATCGCGGCGATGAAGAAGGACGTGGAGGAGGCGCGGTATCCGAAGAAGGTCCGCGACCTGACGAAACTGGAGGCGGAGGCCGTCGAGATCGGTTCGTACGCGAATGGAGTGATCGACGGGCTGCTCCAGACCGAGGAGTATGCGCGCGCTCTGTACCGCGAGCGACGCCCCGCGTACAGCGAGGAAGACATCGAGCGTCTGGTGACGGCCCGCATGGCCCGGCAGGTGGTCTTCGACCGACGGCCCGCGCCGCTGCTGACCTTTGTCCAGGAGGAGTCGACCCTGCGCAGGCGGACCGGAGGCAGAATGGTCCTGCGTCGCCAGCTCGAACACCTGCTTGAGCTGAGCCAGTTGCGGCATGTCGAGATCCAGGTCATGCCGATGGAGGCGGAGGAGCACGCGGGCCTGGGCGGTTCACACGAGGTGATTAAGCTCAAGGACGGAAAGACGGTCGGGCACAACGAGGTCCAGCTCATCAGCGGGCTGATCACCAACCCGCGTGAGGTGCAGATCCTGGAGATGCGGTACAACCTGATCCGGTCACAGGCCCTCACTCCTCGGCTGTCACGGGAATTCATCGAGAAACTGCTGGGAGAGACATGA
- a CDS encoding ATP-binding protein, with protein sequence MNQRITQPRARTGQFAVQLSATRRGARLARLLATEQLRTWGLPLEDASLVIGELATNAALHGYVPGRDFRILLSVYDDILRIEVVDTRGERLPEKQAPAADSESGRGLLLVEALSVRWGTEHGPFPRKTVWAEVALTGS encoded by the coding sequence ATGAACCAGAGAATCACCCAACCGAGGGCACGCACGGGACAGTTCGCCGTCCAGCTCTCCGCCACCCGCCGGGGGGCTCGCCTCGCCCGGCTGCTCGCCACCGAACAACTGCGCACCTGGGGGCTGCCGCTGGAGGACGCGAGCCTGGTGATCGGTGAACTGGCGACCAACGCGGCCCTGCACGGGTACGTCCCGGGGCGAGACTTCCGGATTCTGCTCAGCGTGTACGACGACATCCTGCGCATCGAGGTCGTCGACACCCGGGGTGAGCGCCTCCCGGAGAAGCAGGCCCCGGCCGCCGACTCCGAGAGCGGGCGCGGGCTGTTGCTCGTCGAGGCGTTGTCGGTGCGGTGGGGCACGGAGCACGGGCCGTTCCCGCGCAAGACGGTCTGGGCGGAGGTGGCGCTCACCGGATCGTGA
- a CDS encoding MarR family winged helix-turn-helix transcriptional regulator, which produces METEHGTPQRLRALSSRLVNQAALAANRIVDHELARAGARRYHYALLAAAEEYGPSSQADLGRRTGIDRSDMVATVNDLAERRLLERAPDPEDRRRNVITITPPGRRELTRLDRLLAAAQDEFLAPLPAADRRNLIDLLNRLVDHHRGDHG; this is translated from the coding sequence GTGGAAACGGAACACGGGACGCCGCAGCGGCTGCGCGCGCTGTCGAGCAGGCTGGTCAACCAGGCGGCGCTGGCCGCGAACCGGATCGTGGATCACGAGCTGGCCCGGGCCGGCGCCCGGCGCTACCACTACGCCCTGCTGGCGGCTGCCGAGGAGTACGGCCCGTCGAGCCAGGCCGACCTCGGGCGCCGTACGGGCATCGACCGCAGCGACATGGTGGCAACGGTCAACGACCTCGCCGAACGGCGGCTCCTGGAGCGCGCGCCCGACCCGGAGGACCGCAGGCGCAACGTCATCACCATCACCCCGCCGGGCCGGAGAGAACTCACCCGCCTCGACCGGCTGCTGGCCGCCGCGCAGGACGAGTTCCTCGCCCCGTTGCCCGCGGCCGACCGGCGGAACCTGATCGACCTGCTCAACCGCCTCGTGGATCATCACCGCGGCGACCACGGCTGA
- a CDS encoding epoxide hydrolase family protein yields MIKSFRIDVPQSDLDDLNVRLARTRWPNEIADAGWDYGFPLARLRELADLWRTGYDWREHEAVLNELPHFTTEIDGQNVHFVHVRCPRPDALALILTHGWPGSFLEFLDVIEPLARDFHLVIPSIPGYGFSGPTRERGWDMVRIARAWAELMRRLGYERYGAQGGDFGSGISTALGALAPEQVVGVHVNYLPTRPDPDAGVDLSEEDEARLDKVRRMMANRPPYQALQAATPQTIGYALTDSPVGQLAWIAERFAQWTDPRTPIGDERMLTDVSLYWLTATAASSARLHREAARRTEPCPVPVGVAVFAHDITQSVRPLAERLYDIRHWSEFDRGGHFAAMEVPELFAEDVRAFFLGSLSGRT; encoded by the coding sequence ATGATCAAGTCGTTCCGCATCGACGTTCCCCAGTCCGACCTCGACGACCTGAACGTCCGGCTCGCCCGCACCCGCTGGCCCAACGAGATCGCCGACGCGGGGTGGGACTACGGCTTCCCGCTGGCACGGCTCAGGGAACTGGCCGACCTCTGGCGCACCGGGTACGACTGGCGCGAGCACGAGGCCGTGCTCAACGAACTTCCGCACTTCACCACCGAGATCGACGGCCAGAACGTTCACTTCGTCCACGTCCGGTGCCCGAGACCGGACGCACTCGCGCTGATACTCACCCACGGCTGGCCCGGGTCCTTCCTGGAGTTCCTCGACGTGATCGAGCCGCTGGCGCGCGACTTCCACCTGGTGATCCCGTCCATCCCGGGCTACGGCTTCTCCGGACCGACCCGCGAGCGCGGCTGGGACATGGTCCGGATCGCACGGGCCTGGGCCGAGCTCATGCGCCGGCTCGGGTACGAGCGTTACGGCGCGCAGGGCGGCGACTTCGGCTCGGGCATCTCGACGGCTCTCGGCGCGCTGGCCCCCGAGCAGGTGGTCGGCGTGCACGTCAACTACCTGCCGACCCGGCCGGACCCGGACGCCGGCGTCGACCTGTCCGAGGAGGACGAGGCCCGGCTGGACAAGGTCAGGCGGATGATGGCGAACCGCCCCCCGTACCAGGCTCTCCAGGCCGCCACCCCGCAGACCATCGGCTACGCGCTGACCGACTCGCCCGTCGGTCAGCTGGCCTGGATCGCCGAGCGCTTCGCCCAGTGGACCGACCCCCGTACGCCGATCGGCGACGAGCGGATGCTCACCGACGTATCGCTGTACTGGCTGACCGCCACCGCGGCCTCCTCGGCCCGGCTGCACCGCGAGGCGGCGCGGCGGACGGAGCCGTGCCCGGTGCCGGTCGGCGTGGCGGTGTTCGCGCACGACATCACGCAGTCGGTGCGGCCGCTGGCCGAGCGGTTGTACGACATCAGGCACTGGTCGGAATTCGACCGCGGCGGTCACTTCGCGGCGATGGAGGTGCCGGAGCTGTTCGCCGAGGACGTCCGGGCCTTCTTCCTCGGCAGCCTGTCGGGGCGCACGTAG